A genome region from Littorina saxatilis isolate snail1 linkage group LG16, US_GU_Lsax_2.0, whole genome shotgun sequence includes the following:
- the LOC138950437 gene encoding LRP chaperone MESD-like, translated as MAPPMSCLLFFLLVVLCVSAITAKKDEEESEKWKKKDVRDYTDADVERLFDQWEDGDEDELEPDELPEWKRERPKVDMSKMDLSKPEEVLKISKKGQTLMMFATVAGDPTEADTERISALWHSSLFNANIETQRFVVGANRVLFMCRDGAQAWDIKDFLVKQDNCDSVEIEGQTFHAKGGKGDSNSTKDKKKDGGGEKKKAAGSNDIKKKKKKKDEL; from the exons ATGGCGCCGCCCATGAGCTGTCTGCTGTTTTTCCtgcttgttgttttgtgtgtttctgcCATTACAGCCAAGAAAGACGAAGAAGAATCAGAAAAGTGGAAAAAGAAAGATGTTCGAGATTATACTGATGCAGACGTTGAACGATTATTCGACCAGTGGGAA GACGGCGACGAAGACGAGCTGGAGCCCGATGAGTTGCCGGAGTGGAAACGCGAACGACCCAAGGTTGACATGTCGAAGATGGACCTCAGCAAGCCGGAAGAGGTCCTCAAGATATCGAAGAAGGGTCAGACTCTCATGATGTTTGCCACTGTTGCCG GTGATCCGACAGAAGCTGACACAGAAAGGATCTCCGCCTTGTGGCATTCCAGTCTCTTCAACGCCAACATTGAAACACAGAG GTTTGTGGTGGGAGCTAACCGCGTGCTGTTCATGTGTCGTGACGGAGCCCAGGCCTGGGACATCAAGGACTTCTTGGTGAAGCAGGACAACTGTGACAGCGTGGAGATCGAGGGGCAAACTTTTCATGCTAAAGGCGGCAAAGGG GATTCGAACAGCacaaaagacaagaagaaagacggtggAGGGGAAAAGAAAAAGGCTGCCGGCAGCAATGacatcaaaaagaagaagaagaagaaagatgaGCTGTGA